TCCGACGTCGGGACGCGGAGCCTCTTCCTCTACAACGACTCCGGCACGCCCACGGCCCGGATCGTCGAGCCCGCCGGGACGACGACCTGCGCCGCCGGCTCCGTGACCGACGGCACCGTCGTCGTCAACGTCGCGAACGCCTCCGTCGGCGGCGCGTCGTGTCCGGCGCTCGCCCGCCTCGACGACACCTCCGGGAGCGTCTCCGTCGACTACCGCGACGGCGGTGCGGCCGGCGGGACCTATCGCCTCGTCGTCGACGAGCCGCCGTCGGCGCTCTCGCGCTCGGGCTTCGCCGACGCCGGTTCGGGCCAGCCGTACTGGACCTACGGGCTCTACGCGGCGGAGTTCCGCGTCACCTACCGGACGCCGCAACTGGACTACGCGGCGCGAATCGAGGTGCGGCCGCCGTGATCCGAGAGCCGCGCGGCACCGGTGGGGACGCGGACCGCGCCGTCTCGATCACGGTGAACTACGTCATCGCGCTGGCGATCACGGCCGTCCTGATCTCGGGGCTCCTGATCGGCGCCGGCGGCTACGTCGAGGACCAGCGCGACCGGGTCGTCCGCGAGGAGCTGGACGTCGTCGCCGAGCAGCTCGCGGCCGGGATCGCCGACGCCGACCGGCTCGCGGCGGCCGAGGCCGTCTCCCGCTCGGTCCGGGTCGGCGTCGACCTCCCGCGGCGGGTCGCCCGCGAGTCCTATCGGATCGAGGTCACCGAAATCGCCGCGCCCGGCTCCGAACCGGCGCGACACGACCTGACGCTGCGCGCCGCGCGCTCCGACGTGAGCGTCACGCTTACCCTCACCACCAGCGTAGACCTCACCGAGGGCTCGACCGCCGGCGGCTGGACCGTCGTCCGACTCGACGCGGCGAACGACACGCTCGTCGTGGCGGACGGCGACCGGGAGGGGACGCTGGCGCTCGAACCGATGCGGGGAGTCTAATATGACCGCAGGAACCAGGGGGCAGTCGTCGAACATCGGGCTCGTGCTGCTGCTCGCTTTGACGATCGTGGGCGCGGGCGTCGTCGTCGCCGTCGGCTCGTCGGCGCTCGCCGACGTCCAGAACGAGGCGTCGCTCGACCGGACGGCCAACGCGATGACGCTGCTCGACGCCCGGACCGCGATCGTTGGCCTCGGCGAGGGCTCGGTCCAGACCGTCCGGCTCGGTCGCACCGACGGCGGCCGCTACGTCGCCGACGCCGAGCGCGGGTGGATCCGGGTCACGCACACGAACTACACGGCGAGCGAGACGGAGACCATCTACAACGCCAGCCTCGGGACCGTGGCGTACGAGGACGGCGAGACCACGATCGCCTACCAGGGCGGCGGCGTCTGGCGCGCCCGCGACGGCGGCACGTCGATGGTGTCGCCGCCGGAGTTCCACTACCGCGGCACGACGCTGACGCTTCCCGTCATCCGGATCCGCTCGAACGACGCCGCCGGCGGCACGACGACGGCGACGATCCGGCGCACCCACGAGACGGTCCGGGTCTTCCCGAACGAGACGGACGCGACCGGCGACGGCGTCGGCGCGCCCTACGACGTCGACGACCCCGACGGGTCGACCAGACAGTACGTCAATCCGGTCCGCAACGGCACCGTCTCGGTGACGGTCCACAGCCAGTTCTACGAGGGCTGGGCCGACTACTTCCGGACGCGGACGAGCGGGAACGTCTCCGTCGACGACGACGCCCGCACCGCCACGGTCGTCCTGGAGACGACCCGCGGCGTCGGCACCTTCGACTTCCCGCAGAAGGAAGACAGCATCGCGGTCCGCGGGATCGCCGCGGGCCACGCCGTCACCGACTTCCAGGTGTCGGTGCGGAAGGACGACGGGACGTTCAACAACCTCTATGTCTCCTTCTACATCGAGGAGGGATCGAAGGCCTGGGAGACGCGCGTCGGCGTCCCGAACGGCATCGGTAACAGCTACTGTCCCGGCCAGACGTCCACGGAGTCCGTCCCGATGGATGTCTACTACCACGACGCCGCGACGCCCGAAGGCGTCCACCTCTGGTCGAACGACTCGATCCCCTCGGACTCGGGCCCGGTCCAGCTCGCCTGCGACGGCGACGATATGATCATCCAGGTCGACTTCACGAGCCCCGACCAGCCGCTGACCTACACCGACGGCGACTTCGACGGCGACGACGGCGACGAGACCGCACTCGACTGGGCGGACCGGAACGACTCGTCGGCGCAGGCGCCGAGCCCGACCACCTTCGCCCACCCCGGCGACGACGGCGAGAACACCACCTACTCGTTCGGGGACCGGCAGAACCTCCGGATCCTCACCCGCCACTACTTCGCGACCTTCGACTCGGACTTCAAGCTCGCTGTCAGCCACGGGCCGGGCGACCGCGGCACCTCACAGATCGACGTGAGCGGCTCTGGCGGGACGCTCCGCTACAACACCACCGGCGAGGGCTCCTACATCACCTACCTGCACGTGACCGAAAACAACGTGAGCGTGGCGCTGAACTGAGGGCGGTCCTATCCCTATCGGTCGTGCAGCCCTTCGGTGAGGCTGAGCACGCCGTTGCCGACCTCGACCAGGACCGTCCCGTCGGGCGAGTCGTCGATCAGACAGCGAAGGGTCCGGCTGCGTTCGTCATCGAGCGTCGCCCGGACCTCGTAGGCGCCCGTCGGGAGCGCGTTGATCTCGCTCCTGAGCGCGCCCGGCTCCAGCGCGTACGTCGTCTCGAACGCGACGTCGCCGTCCGGCGCGCGGACTTCGAGGTCGAGTTCGTAGGTCGTCTCGTGGGCGTAGCTCCGGACGTGGACGTCCTCGCTGTTCAGCGTTCGCGGGTCGTCGACGCCGACGTCGCTGTCGATGTCGTCGCTTTCGACCTCATCGGCGACCGCTTCGCGGGAGGGGCTGGGGGCGGCGCCGGCGTCGGTTCGCTCGTCGGTGACGCGTCGCCGCGTCGTCTGCTGCGGGGCCATATTCGAGACGTTGTATTCGACTAACAAATAGCCACCCTAGGGTCAAAGCGCCTTTTGAGTGATCGCTACTCGAAGGCGGTCGTCACCCGCGTCCAGACGACGGTGACCCGCTCGACGTCGCCGACGTCCGAGACGGTACAGGCGATCCGGCCGGACGCGTCGGGCGTCGGCGCCGCGACCTCGTCGCAGGCGAACCCCCGCGACTCGTAGTGCCGCGCCCAGGCGTCGGTGTAGGGCGTCGTCACGTTCACGCGGACCATATCGTAGCTCGCCGAGTCCTCGTCGTAGAACACCCGCGACCTGTCCGCGAGCATCCGGATCCGGACGGTGTCGGAGCCGCCGACGGCCGGCGTACCGACGTGTTCCTGCTTGATCAGCCGCAACAGCACCCGGTCGTCGGCGACGACGAGCGGCGGCCCCCGGACGACCGTCGCGCCGCCCCGCTCGCTGTCGCGGATGACCGCGCCGTTTGCGAAGCGGATCTCGCCGCCCGTCTCGACATCGTAGACGAGCGCGGCGGTCGCGTACGACCACGACTCCGCCGGACCGCTCGCCGGGTCGACCGTCACGTTCACCGCGACGCCGTCGGTCGAGCGGAGGGTCGCGTCCGCGAGCCTCACCTCCGTCCCCCGGCTCGGCGCGCCTTCCAGGAGGTCGCCGAGGTTGTCCGCGAGGACGTCGAACGCCCGCTGGGCGTTCTCGACCCGCTCGGCGTCGCGGGTGGATTCGAGCTCGGAGACCCCGAGTGCGTAGACCGTGCCGACCGAGGCGACGACGAGCGCGAAGACGAGGACGAAGCTGATCGTCTCGCTGACCGCGCGGTCGCGGCTGTCTCCCCCCGCTTTCCTCCCGCCCCCGCGTCCCATACCCGAAGCTATCACGGTCGCGGAGTTAAGTGTGCTGTCGGCGACTCCTCCGCGTTGCCGGACGTTTATACGCGATGACGGACCCACGACCCCCGTGATCTGACGACGGCCTCGCGTCGGACCGCGGGTGTTCGGCATCCCGACGCGAGGAACGGTGGACCGTGCCGACTGTTCGCACTCGGCTCCCGGAGAGCGTCGCGAACGCGAAAAAAACGCGGGCGATTCGGAGTCGGGCGACCCCGTCAGTCGTCGCTGGTCTGGGCCGCCGCCGCGCCGTCGTCTTCGGCCGCCGCCGTGGCCGCCGGCGGCAGTTCCTTGCGGACGTCGTCGCGGGCGCGCTCTTCGATGACCTCCGCGTACGCGTCGGGCATCACCTTCACGAAGTCGGAGACGACCTCGCTCCAGTCGTCGAGCATCCACTGCGCGCGGTCGCTGTCGGTGTAGTCCGCGTGGTTCTCGACGAGCCGGCGGAGCATCCGCAGGTCGGAGTCGTCGAGGTCCTCCGACAGCGAGACCATTCCCGTGTTGGTCTTGCCGGCGAACTCGTCGTCGGGGTCGTAGACGTAGGCGACGCCGCCCGACATCCCAGCCGCGAAGTTGCGCCCGGTGTCGCCGAGCACCGCGACCACGCCGCCGGTCATGTACTCACAGCCGTGGTCGCCGACGCCCTCGACGACGGCCTTCACGCCGGAGTTGCGGACGGCGAAGCGCTCGCCGGCGACGCCGTTGACGTAGAGTTCGCCCTGGGTCGCGCCGTAGAGGGCGACGTTGCCGACGAGGACGTTCTCGTCGGCCTCGTAGGCGGCCGTCTCGGGCGTCTTGACGATGAGCTTCCCGCCGGAGAGGCCCTTGCCGATGTAGTCGTTGGCCGCGCCGGTGAGATCCATCGTCACGCCGTCGGCGAGGAACGCGCCGAACGACTGGCCGGCGACGCCGTCGAAGGTACACCGGATGGTGTCGTCCGGCAGGCCGTCGCCGCCGTACTTCGTGCTGATCTGGTTCGACAGCATCGCGCCGACCGCGCGGTCGACGTTCGAGATCTCCGATTCGATCGCGACCGGCTCGCCCGACTCGATGGCGGGCTGGGCCCGCTCGATCAGCTCGTGGTCGAGCTGGGCCTCGACGCCCGCGTGGATCTGCTCTTCGGTCTTCCGCCGCGAGTCGCCGGCGGGCTCGGCGATGACCTCCGAGAGGTCGAGGTGTCTCGCCTTCTCGTGGTCGGTCTCGCGCTGGGTCAGGAGCGACGGTCGCCCGATCATCTCGTCGAGCGAGGTGAAGCCCAGTTCGGCCATGATCTCGCGCAGTTCCTGCGCGATGAACGTCATGTAGTTGATGACGTGGTCGGGCTGGCCGGGGAAGCGGTTCCGGAGGTTCTCCCGCTGGGTGGCGACGCCGACCGGGCAGGTGTTCTCGTGGCACTGCCGGGCCATCACACAGCCCGAGGTGACGAGCGAGGCCGTCCCGAAGACGTACTCCTCGCCGCCCAGGAGGGCCGCGACCGCGACGTCGCGGCCGGTCTTCATCCCGCCGTCGACGGTGACGCGGATCCGCGAGCGTAGGCCGGTCGCCCGGAGCATCTGGTTGGCCTCCGAGAGGCCGAGCTCCCACGGCAGGCCGGCGTTCTTGATCGACGTCTTCGGCGACGCGCCGGTCCCGCCGTCGTGGCCCGAGATGTGGACCACGTCGGCGTTGGCCTTCGCGACGCCGGCGGCGATGGTGCCGATGCCGGCCTCCGAGACCAGCTTCACGTTGATGTCGGCGTCGGGGTTGGCCGCCTTGAGGTCGTGGATCAGCTGCTTGAGGTCCTCGATCGAGTAGATGTCGTGGAGCGGCGGCGGCGAGATCAGGCCCACGCCCGGCGTCGCAAAGCGGACGTGCGCGATCATCTCGTTCACCTTCTTGCCGGGCAGGTGGCCGCCCTCGCCGGGCTTCGAGCCCTGCGCCATCTTGATCTGGAGCTCCTCGGCGTTCGAGAGATACTCCGAGGTGACGCCGAAGCGGCCGGAGGCGACCTGCTTGACGTTGCACTCCTTTTCGGTGTTGAACCGCTCGGGCGGCTCGCCGCCCTCGCCGGAGTTGGACTTCCCGCCGAGGCGGTTCATCGCGATGGAGTTGTTCTCGTGGGCCTCCGGCGAGAGGCTCCCGAGCGACATCGCCGCCGTCGAGAAGCGCTGGACGATCTCCTCGACCGGCTCGACCTCCTCGATCGGGACCGGGTCGCGGTCGGAGTCGAACTCCAGGAGGCCGCGGAGCGTCTGGAGCTCCTCGGACTGGTCGTTGATGAGCTGGGCGAACTCCTGGTACTTCTCGTAGTCGCCCGAGCGGACCGCCTGCTGGAGCGTGCCGACGGTCTGGGGGTTCCACTGGTGGTGGATCCCGTCGGAGCGGTGCTCGTACTCGCCCTGGCGTTCGAGCTCGGGGTCGGCGCCGTAGGCGACGGCGTGCCGCGTCAGGGTGTCCTCTTCGATGACGTCGATGCCGATGCCCTCGGTGCGGATCTCAGTGCCCTCGAAGTACTCGGCGACGAACTCCGAATCGAGGCCGACCGCCTCGAAGATCTGCGCGCCCTGGTAGGACTCGACCGTCGAGATGCCCATCTTGGCCATCGTCTTCAGGAGGCCGTCTTCGAGCGCCTTCTTGTAGGCCGCGATCGCCTCGCTCTCGTCGGCGCCGTCGGGGCCGGCGACGATGTCGCCGATCGTCTGGTAGGCGAGGTAGGGGTTGACCGCGTCCGCGCCGTAGCCGACGAGCGTCGCGAGGTGGTGGACCTCCCGCGGGTCGCCCGACTCGACGACGAGGCCGGCGTGGTTGCGCAGGCCGTTCCGGACGAGGCTGTGGTGGACCGCCCCGGTCACCAGCAGGCTCGGGATCGCCACCCGCTCGGGGCCGAGGTCGCGATCGGAGAGCACGACCACGTCGGCGCCGTCCTCGATGGCTTCCGCGGCGTCCTCGCGGACCGCCTCGACGGCCGCTTCGAGGTCCTCGCCCTTCTCGTAGGTGATGTCGACGATCGTCGACTCCATCGCGTCGTCGTCGGCGTCGCCGAGCGACTTGATCCCCGCCGTCTGTGCGTCGGTCAGGACGGGCGAGTCGAGGACGAGCTGCCGGGCGTGTTCGGGGGTCTCATCGAGGAGGTTCTGCTGGGCGCCTAGCCGCGACTCCAGGGACGTGACCAGCTCCTCGCGGATGTAGTCAAGCGGCGGGTTCGTCACCTGGGCGAACAGCTGCTTGAAGTACGTGAAGAGCGGTCGGTTGAAGTCCGAAAGCACCGACAGCGGCGTGTCGTCGCCCATCGAGCCGACGGGGTCCTTGCCGTCTTTCGCCATCGGCTCGATCAGGTGATCGAGCTGGTCGTGGGTGTAGCCGAACGCCGCCTGCTGCGAGCGGAGGTGTTCGACCTCGCCGCGCGGCTCGTAGTCGTCCTCGTCGACGAGCTCGTCGAGTTGGCGCTGCTCCTCGTCGACCCACTCGCCGTACTTCTCGTCGGTCAGCGACTCGAAGACCTCCTCGTCGGGGATGACGCGCCCCTCGTCGGGGTCGGCGACGAACAGCTGGCCGGGCTGGAGCCGGCCGCGCTCTTTGATCTCGCTGGGGTCGGTGTCGAGGGCGCCGACCTCGCTGGCCATCACGAGCGTGTTGTCGGTCGTGACGTCGTACCGGCAGGGCCGGAGCCCGTTCCGGTCGAGGACGGCCGCGACGCGGTCGCCGTCGGTCGCGGCGACGAGCGCGGGGCCGTCCCACGGCTCGATCAGGGAGGCGTGGTA
This is a stretch of genomic DNA from Halobellus sp. MBLA0158. It encodes these proteins:
- a CDS encoding DUF7289 family protein, yielding MGRGGGRKAGGDSRDRAVSETISFVLVFALVVASVGTVYALGVSELESTRDAERVENAQRAFDVLADNLGDLLEGAPSRGTEVRLADATLRSTDGVAVNVTVDPASGPAESWSYATAALVYDVETGGEIRFANGAVIRDSERGGATVVRGPPLVVADDRVLLRLIKQEHVGTPAVGGSDTVRIRMLADRSRVFYDEDSASYDMVRVNVTTPYTDAWARHYESRGFACDEVAAPTPDASGRIACTVSDVGDVERVTVVWTRVTTAFE
- a CDS encoding DUF7289 family protein produces the protein MTAGTRGQSSNIGLVLLLALTIVGAGVVVAVGSSALADVQNEASLDRTANAMTLLDARTAIVGLGEGSVQTVRLGRTDGGRYVADAERGWIRVTHTNYTASETETIYNASLGTVAYEDGETTIAYQGGGVWRARDGGTSMVSPPEFHYRGTTLTLPVIRIRSNDAAGGTTTATIRRTHETVRVFPNETDATGDGVGAPYDVDDPDGSTRQYVNPVRNGTVSVTVHSQFYEGWADYFRTRTSGNVSVDDDARTATVVLETTRGVGTFDFPQKEDSIAVRGIAAGHAVTDFQVSVRKDDGTFNNLYVSFYIEEGSKAWETRVGVPNGIGNSYCPGQTSTESVPMDVYYHDAATPEGVHLWSNDSIPSDSGPVQLACDGDDMIIQVDFTSPDQPLTYTDGDFDGDDGDETALDWADRNDSSAQAPSPTTFAHPGDDGENTTYSFGDRQNLRILTRHYFATFDSDFKLAVSHGPGDRGTSQIDVSGSGGTLRYNTTGEGSYITYLHVTENNVSVALN
- a CDS encoding DUF7266 family protein — encoded protein: MIREPRGTGGDADRAVSITVNYVIALAITAVLISGLLIGAGGYVEDQRDRVVREELDVVAEQLAAGIADADRLAAAEAVSRSVRVGVDLPRRVARESYRIEVTEIAAPGSEPARHDLTLRAARSDVSVTLTLTTSVDLTEGSTAGGWTVVRLDAANDTLVVADGDREGTLALEPMRGV
- the gltB gene encoding glutamate synthase large subunit — translated: MTKPHNHTTGESVGLADPTDERSNCGVGAVIDLDGGRSHETIADGVELLENLQHRGTTGAEENTGDGAGIMIQRPDEFFEAVVDADLPEEYAVGSIFMPQDDAAREGLIAIFERILAEHGLAVRHWRDVPTDNSDLGATALESEPDIWQAFVVPDGDLDADEFDRALYVARRAVENEVEELDSAGAARFYICSLSRKTVVYKGLLKGDQLADYFLDLADERLKTTLTLVHARFSTNTLGAWHLAHPYRHIIHNGEINTIQGNINWMRSRETDLEHPDFGEDLETLKPVINDPDQSDTASVDNAVELLLQSGRELPHVLRMLIPEAYRNDDRMDEERRDWYDYHASLIEPWDGPALVAATDGDRVAAVLDRNGLRPCRYDVTTDNTLVMASEVGALDTDPSEIKERGRLQPGQLFVADPDEGRVIPDEEVFESLTDEKYGEWVDEEQRQLDELVDEDDYEPRGEVEHLRSQQAAFGYTHDQLDHLIEPMAKDGKDPVGSMGDDTPLSVLSDFNRPLFTYFKQLFAQVTNPPLDYIREELVTSLESRLGAQQNLLDETPEHARQLVLDSPVLTDAQTAGIKSLGDADDDAMESTIVDITYEKGEDLEAAVEAVREDAAEAIEDGADVVVLSDRDLGPERVAIPSLLVTGAVHHSLVRNGLRNHAGLVVESGDPREVHHLATLVGYGADAVNPYLAYQTIGDIVAGPDGADESEAIAAYKKALEDGLLKTMAKMGISTVESYQGAQIFEAVGLDSEFVAEYFEGTEIRTEGIGIDVIEEDTLTRHAVAYGADPELERQGEYEHRSDGIHHQWNPQTVGTLQQAVRSGDYEKYQEFAQLINDQSEELQTLRGLLEFDSDRDPVPIEEVEPVEEIVQRFSTAAMSLGSLSPEAHENNSIAMNRLGGKSNSGEGGEPPERFNTEKECNVKQVASGRFGVTSEYLSNAEELQIKMAQGSKPGEGGHLPGKKVNEMIAHVRFATPGVGLISPPPLHDIYSIEDLKQLIHDLKAANPDADINVKLVSEAGIGTIAAGVAKANADVVHISGHDGGTGASPKTSIKNAGLPWELGLSEANQMLRATGLRSRIRVTVDGGMKTGRDVAVAALLGGEEYVFGTASLVTSGCVMARQCHENTCPVGVATQRENLRNRFPGQPDHVINYMTFIAQELREIMAELGFTSLDEMIGRPSLLTQRETDHEKARHLDLSEVIAEPAGDSRRKTEEQIHAGVEAQLDHELIERAQPAIESGEPVAIESEISNVDRAVGAMLSNQISTKYGGDGLPDDTIRCTFDGVAGQSFGAFLADGVTMDLTGAANDYIGKGLSGGKLIVKTPETAAYEADENVLVGNVALYGATQGELYVNGVAGERFAVRNSGVKAVVEGVGDHGCEYMTGGVVAVLGDTGRNFAAGMSGGVAYVYDPDDEFAGKTNTGMVSLSEDLDDSDLRMLRRLVENHADYTDSDRAQWMLDDWSEVVSDFVKVMPDAYAEVIEERARDDVRKELPPAATAAAEDDGAAAAQTSDD